A region from the Cannabis sativa cultivar Pink pepper isolate KNU-18-1 chromosome 9, ASM2916894v1, whole genome shotgun sequence genome encodes:
- the LOC133031511 gene encoding uncharacterized protein LOC133031511, whose product MAPRLIIPAPEHFTGRVTYRGTGIFAKIKARFEEFNLNNTAKESRFGSFWNAVPLTFSSVLFHQLMLHKMKVDAQEELRMRFYVGRKEVRFGVLEFALITGLDFSSGPTEEEKAAQVARSGSDRLINKYFNRSDSVKTEALQLQFTNCQNPEDLYKLGLCLFVESVLLGREANALITPHILRYVEDLEFFFQIPWGKHSFARLMHSLQKDMVKQKANYEKKLSSDVQHECKYTAYGFAPAVQYWAYEAILEVGKRYGTNHGIRFPRMLSWTSKGDIGKKDVSALFSRRNLEVVKGLLPRTEEEAFVRTISYDGVENLVDDVVDDTRGRAGSRPPDEKLLTTFRKWCVGLIPNHRLRDLRSGDYGPGFFWIMLTPKEWLTDDHIDAAMHMLRRRRTDYPLTFPQKGIILSTFVTAMISSAWTSHKGPRKNFKWEEYILDYCTGFHKSQVFERWRGNEFIYFVLHLPTARHWVTVEVDIELWKINVYDCDSSVCHWTAMEPILKVWSELLPSLILATGEFPHNNQIMALANGDITVLPKMHATRATHDLVPKSATSGDCGVYCIEYVEHLMMQRGLTDVTPDRIAMFRQRWCVDLFYQNVG is encoded by the exons atggctcccagactcattattccagcacccgagcatttcactggccgcgtcacatataggggcactggaatttttgcaaaaattaaagctcggtttgaggagttcaaccttaacaacacggcgaaggaaagccgtttcgggagcttctggaatgccgtaccactgacattctcctcggtgttatttcaccagctgatgctccacaaaatgaaagtggatgctcaggaggagttgaggatgaggttttatgttggtcggaaggaggtccgattcggggtgctggagtttgcactcattacgggtttggacttctcctcggggccaacagaagaggagaaggctgcgcaggtcgcgcgctcggggtcagaccgattgatcaacaaatatttcaaccgGTCTGATAGTGTGAAGACAGAAGCACTCCAACTTCAGTTCACAAACTGCCAGAAcccggaagacttgtacaagctcggcttgtgcttgtttgtggagtcagtGCTTCTGGGCCGCGAGGCCAACGCGCTGATCACACCTCACATACTTAGATATGTGGAAgacctcgagttcttcttccagattccttgggggaagcactcattcgccagactcatgcactcgcttcagaaagacatggtgaaacagaaggccaactacgagaagaagctgagttcggatgttcagcacgagtgcaaatacacagcatatggcttcgcacctgcagtccaatattgggcgtacgaggccattttggaggttggcaagaggtatggcacgaaccacgggattcggttccccaggatgcttagctggacgagcaaaggcgatattgggaagaaagacgtcagcgcattattttctagacgg aatctggaagtggtgaaggggctccttccacggacagaggaggaggcatttgtgaggacaatttcttacgatggtgtggagAACCTGGTTGATGATGTTGTGGATGACACGAGAGGCCGAGCGGGTAGTCGG ccaccggatgagaaattgttaaccactttccgaaagtggtgtgttggactcattccgaaccaccgacttcgggatttgagaagtggtgattacggtccaggattcttttggataatgctcacaccaaaggaatggcttacagatgac CATATAGATGCAGCAATGCATATGCTGAGGAGGCGACGCACCGACTATCCACTGACATTTCCTCAGAAGGGTATCATTCTCTCCACATTCGTGACCGCCATGATCAGCAGTGCATGGACGAGCCACAAGGGTCCGAGGAAAAACTTTAAATGGGAGGAATATATCCTGGACTACTGCACAGGGTTtcataag tcccaagtctttgagagatggaggggtaacgagtttatttacttcgttctgCACCTTCCCACGGCAAGACACTGGGTCACAGTTGAAGTCGACATAGAgctgtggaaaattaatgtctacGACTGTGATTCCAGCGTCTGTCATTGGACCGCCATGGAACCCATCTTGAAGGTTTGGTCAGAACTGCTGCCCTCGCTAATCCTTGCAACCGGGGAATTTCCACATAACAACCAGATCATGGCGTTAGCTAACGGTGACATCACGGTGCTTCCAAAAATGCACGCGACTCGAGCCACTCACGACTTAGTTCCGAAGTCAGCAACCAG tggtgattgtggcgtgtattgcattgagtatgtggagcatctcatgatgcaGCGTGGATTGACCGATGTGACGCCAGACCGGATAGCCATGTTTCGTCAACGGTGGTGTgtcgatttattttaccaaaatgtcggctga